A stretch of the Chelonia mydas isolate rCheMyd1 chromosome 5, rCheMyd1.pri.v2, whole genome shotgun sequence genome encodes the following:
- the SKOR2 gene encoding SKI family transcriptional corepressor 2 — MQPQKGVTFCFSSLHCPIPSRPMFFSLPVGHRRLPRLSTEEMATSPLPGPTDILLSSPSNTYQPDSMSQQRASHASMKPNQVGQVILYGIPIVSLVIDGQERLCLAQISNTLLKNFSYNEIHNRRVALGITCVQCTPVQLEILRRAGAMPISSRRCGMITKREAERLCKSFLGENRPPKLPDNFAFDVSHECAWGCRGSFIPARYNSSRAKCIKCSYCSMYFSPNKFIFHSHRTPEAKYTQPDAANFNSWRRHLKLTDKSPQDELVFAWEDVKAMFNGGSRKRALPPAPPQPGAAAAAQCHPLGSVKAAAAVVGGGLLSPHLLGAPPPELQQKRGRFEEDEELEGGGKSQRSYPVIPVPSKGSFGGVLHKLPGCGGLFPHPYGFPAAAFGLCHKKEEGAAGEAHKAAGGLSGLFWPGRKDAAFYPPFCMFWPPRAPGGLPVPTYLQPPPQPPSALSCSLGDGPGLLRQAFLDLAEPSGEAAAAAGLGTPPAAAAPPASSRDPLFEAPPGGGDAASPAAEAGGGGGRVPARHPHLLEGPAGRKAGSGYHHSSAFRPVGGKEDSESLAKLHGASSGPHHPASPRLLMQEEPGCQRHPPPPPQPPHRLLSPGGTSCSYPSEESSEEEEEEEEDEEEEQEVDVEGHKQPEEEEEGDQGVDALGGSSRYLQSRGLTEKGGGSRDRAAATGLFSVNSSRQQQEEKLGDTSAELHPPPPGPQKGGNSSSSSSPVHHPSLEEQPSYKDNQKSKEGNQVVLATKEDSNFSDKNKEHNFFITEEPSGGDFWRDIAGEHTQETNSPHSLKKDVENMGKEELQKVLFEQIDLRRRLEQEFQVLKGNASFPVFNNFQDQMKRELAYREEMVQQLQIIPYAASLIRKEKLGTHLSKS; from the exons ATGCAGCCTCAGAAAGGAGTGACTTTTTGCTTTTCCTCGCTTCACTGTCCCATCCCCAGCAGACCCATGTTCTTTTCTCTTCCAGTGGGCCACAGAAGACTCCCGAGGCTGAGCACTGAAGAGATGGCGACAAGCCCCCTGCCAGGACCTACGGACATcctgctctcctccccctccaacaCCTACCAGCCGGACTCCATGAGCCAGCAGCGAGCCAGCCACGCCAGCATGAAGCCTAACCAAGTGGGCCAGGTGATTTTGTACGGAATCCCCATCGTGTCTTTGGTGATCGACGGCCAGGAGCGGCTGTGCCTGGCGCAGATCTCCAACACCCTGCTGAAGAACTTCAGCTACAACGAGATCCACAACAGGAGGGTGGCGCTGGGCATCACCTGCGTGCAGTGCACCCCGGTGCAGCTGGAGATCCTGCGGCGGGCCGGGGCCATGCCCATCTCCTCCCGCCGCTGCGGCATGATCACCAAGCGGGAGGCGGAGCGGCTCTGCAAGTCCTTCCTGGGGGAGAACCGGCCCCCCAAGCTGCCGGACAACTTCGCCTTCGACGTGTCTCACGAGTGCGCCTGGGGCTGCCGGGGCAGCTTCATCCCGGCCCGCTACAACAGCTCCCGGGCCAAGTGCATCAAGTGCAGCTACTGCAGCATGTACTTCTCGCCCAACAAGTTCATCTTCCACTCCCACCGCACGCCCGAGGCCAAGTACACGCAGCCCGACGCCGCCAACTTCAACTCCTGGCGCCGCCACCTCAAGCTGACGGACAAGAGCCCCCAGGACGAGCTGGTCTTCGCCTGGGAGGACGTCAAGGCCATGTTCAACGGCGGCAGCCGCAAGCGGGCCCTgccgcccgccccgccccagcccggcgCGGCGGCGGCCGCCCAGTGCCACCCGCTGGGCTCGGTCAAGGCGGCGGCCGCGGTGGTGGGCGGCGGGCTGCTGAGCCCGCACCTGCTGGGGGCGCCGCCGCCGGAGCTGCAGCAGAAGCGGGGCCGCTTCGAGGAGGACGAGGAGCTGGAGGGCGGCGGCAAGAGCCAGCGGAGCTACCCGGTCATCCCGGTGCCCAGCAAGGGCTCCTTCGGCGGCGTGCTGCACAAGCTGCCCGGCTGCGGCGGCCTCTTCCCGCACCCCTACGGCTTCCCCGCCGCCGCCTTCGGCCTGTGCCACAAGAAGGAGGAGGGCGCGGCGGGCGAGGCCCACAAGGCGGCCGGCGGCCTCTCGGGCCTCTTCTGGCCCGGCCGGAAGGACGCCGCCTTCTACCCGCCCTTCTGCATGTTCTGGCCGCCCCGCGCCCCCGGCGGCCTGCCGGTGCCCACCTACCTGCAGCCGCCGCCGCAGCCGCCCAGCGCCCTCAGCTGCTCCCTGGGCGACGGCCCCGGCCTGCTGCGCCAGGCCTTCCTGGACCTGGCCGAGCCCAGCGGCGAGGCGGCGGCGGCCGCCGGGCTGGGCACCCCCCCGGCCGCGGCCGCGCCCCCGGCCAGCAGCAGGGACCCGCTCTTCGAGGCGCCCCCTGGCGGCGGGGACGCGGCGTCCCCCGCGGCGGaggcgggcggcggcgggggcAGGGTGCCGGCTCGCCACCCCCACCTGCTGGAGGGGCCGGCCGGCCGCAAGGCGGGCAGCGGCTACCACCACTCCAGCGCCTTCCGGCCGGTGGGGGGCAAGGAGGACTCGGAGAGCCTGGCCAAGCTGCACGGGGCCAGCAGCGGGCCCCACCACCCGGCCTCCCCGCGGCTGCTGATGCAGGAGGAGCCGGGCTGCCAGCGccacccgccgccgccgccccagcCCCCGCACCGCCTCCTCTCCCCCGGCGGCACCAGCTGCAGCTACCCCAGCGAGGAGAGCagcgaggaagaggaggaggaggaggaggacgaggaggaagagcaggaggTGGACGTGGAGGGGCACAAGcagccggaggaggaggaggagggggaccaAGGGGTGGACGCCCTAGGGGGGAGCAGCCGGTACCTCCAGAGCCGGGGGCTGACGGAgaaaggaggaggcagcagggaccgGGCTGCTGCTACTGGCCTCTTCTCCGTCAACTCCTCCAGGCAGCAGCAAGAGGAGAAACTCGGGGACACCAGTGCAGAGCTGCATCCTCCTCCCCCTGGCCCCCAGAAAGGggggaatagcagcagcagcagcagcccagtgcACCATCCATCACTGGAGGAGCAGCCCTCCTACAAAGAT AATCAGAAAAGCAAGGAAGGTAACCAAGTCGTTTTGGCTACAAAAGAGGACAGTAACTTTTCAG ataAGAACAAAGAGCATAATTTTTTCATCACAGAAGAGCCTTCAGGAGGAGACTTCTGGCGAGATATAGCAG GTGAACACACGCAAGAAACCAATTCACCTCATTCACTGAAGAAGGACGTAGAAAACATGGGGAAAG AAGAACTTCAGAAGGTTTTGTTTGAACAAATAGATTTACGGAGGAGATTAGAACAGGAATTCCAAGTGTTGAAAGGAAACGCTTCTTTCCCAGTATTCA